Genomic window (Candidatus Lernaella stagnicola):
GCCAACTCGTCTGCTTGATTTCACCAGGGATCCGTTCATCGGGTTGTACTTTGCTGTCAAAGACGATGTCGTTGTGCCCACCGCATTGGATGGTCTCGATTTTTCCAAGGAACCAGATGTTGAAGTTGGGATGGATGACGTTGTTGCAGCAATTCACTGTTTATCCGTTTCGGACCTTAGAGTCGAGGAAGCTGCCGACCTCCTTGGACGAGCCGCAAGTGACAGTATGAATATGCCAGCTGGCCCTGTTTGCGAGTTCATTCCGATGGAGGTCGAGGTCAATAGCTGTCCAAGAATTGCCCGGCAAGCTGGCACATTTATCGCGTCAAACGCACCTGAGCAAGATTTCAAAGAGATACTTCGGAACATCCAGCGAGCTGGTGCCCCGTGGAGATATATAGAATTTCAAATTACGCGCCGGGTTCAGTACGAAGCGCGCATTTGGCTTCAGGCTCAGGGTCTTACAGATCAATCTCTATTCGGCCATCAAGACGCTGAGGAAGTAAAGCTTGAAGAATTATGCAAAAACATCCTGACTGAGTATCACGCATTCATAAACGAATCATTGCCAATTGGGCTTAAAGTGCCCTAAGTCAATTTCTGGGCTCAAGAGCGGAAGGTTTGAGCAAGTCTATCGTCAGAAAACGAGTTTGGATGTCGCAAGTTCTTCCGACAAATTTGCACACCTCACCATCTTGTTAAGCCGATCCCGGTCCCATATTCTACCCACATGAAAAAGCTGTTCGCGTACATCGAAAAGCTCGTGGCCGAAGGGTTCTTCGGGACTCTGACGCTGAGTTTCCAGAACGGCAAGCTCTCGAACGTGAAGGTCGAGCGGAGCCTGAAGCCGACCGACCTGTGACAACCGCATAGACCTTCGGGGTCGTCGAAACCATCGAGCCCCGGTGAAGTTGGGATGAAACACGCCCGCTTCGCCGGGGCTTTTGTTTTTTAGGGAGTAATCGTGGCGCTGCAAACCGACATGAACCGGCTGACTTTCCTGCTCGAAGCGGAAGCGGAGCTTGCGCTATTCGGCGACGAGCAACTGTCCGCGCAGGGAGCCTCCGAGCAGCGCCGGTACGTCACCAACTACATCGGCTCCAAGCAAAAGCTGATCGACTTCATCTGGGAAAATACGCCGGAAGACGCCCGCGCCGTGGCCGACCTGTTTTCCGGTTCCTCGGTCGTCGGCTTCATGTTCAAGCAAAAAGGCAAGGCTGTCACCTCCAACGACAAGCTGCGGTACTGCTTCCACATCGCCCGCGCCATTATCGAAAACCCCGGCGAGACGATCACCGATGAGGAGATCGCGGCGCTCCTGGCCGACAACCCGCAGGCGGGGGACTTCGTCCGTAAACACT
Coding sequences:
- a CDS encoding FRG domain-containing protein; translation: MKVLLPPDHTTEPPFARGLNWHQPIPVTSWDQLLRILDTAKKHNEAICKQTAGGYKGRYIFRGQALFYEMVEPRLIPKLYRRKIWYVQELRFLAKYFDGLASINLPWLPSLTYLQKLAVAQHYGLPTRLLDFTRDPFIGLYFAVKDDVVVPTALDGLDFSKEPDVEVGMDDVVAAIHCLSVSDLRVEEAADLLGRAASDSMNMPAGPVCEFIPMEVEVNSCPRIARQAGTFIASNAPEQDFKEILRNIQRAGAPWRYIEFQITRRVQYEARIWLQAQGLTDQSLFGHQDAEEVKLEELCKNILTEYHAFINESLPIGLKVP